The following coding sequences are from one Longimicrobiaceae bacterium window:
- the mutL gene encoding DNA mismatch repair endonuclease MutL, translated as MGQIRQMDEQLATLIAAGEVVTGPASVVRELIDNALDAGASAIDILLEEGGLRTIRVADDGCGMDPSDAVLCLSPHATSKISAVEDLESLRTLGFRGEALAAILSVSRLRIETRRPEDNVGTLVMGAGGEVTGTGPVARRPGTTVEVGYLFFNTPARREFQDTPRAESARVLQVVQRAALANPSVRFTLREGNRELLSTAPTEELLERILQVHGREFADALLPVAAARGEVAVTGFVSHPASAVRRARRNAFAVNGRPFESFEIRRLLATTFSPRVTGGGHVEAVLRVHLPQREVDANVSPDKSQVRFRRPGLVLATIHDALERALGEEEAIVRLAAVGHAQPAPDPYPSSVRGADDPWGFLGGPDLHTLAGESPTLRLPPRHGIPASPGFLVQLHDTYLLCPVPEGLLIVDQHSAHERVHFERLRERLRRLGRDPEVQSLIFPEPIPLSGEAALLLAEMEPFLRRVGFDLVPAGPHDFLVQSVPAALTGRSARAALEDLIEIYAEGRELGFRSHEVSLHLAAVEEHMLRSLACHAAVRAGQPLSESEMRALWAALVQVELAGHDVHGRPAILLLDRAEIARRMGRGG; from the coding sequence ATGGGCCAGATCCGCCAGATGGACGAGCAGCTCGCCACGCTGATCGCGGCCGGAGAAGTCGTCACCGGTCCGGCGTCGGTCGTTCGCGAGCTCATCGACAACGCCCTCGACGCGGGGGCGAGCGCCATCGACATCCTCCTGGAGGAGGGCGGGCTGCGCACCATCCGCGTGGCGGATGACGGCTGCGGGATGGATCCGTCCGACGCTGTTCTCTGCCTCTCTCCTCACGCCACCAGCAAGATCTCGGCGGTCGAAGACCTCGAGTCGCTCCGCACCCTGGGCTTCCGCGGCGAGGCGCTGGCCGCGATCCTCTCGGTTTCTCGCCTCCGCATCGAGACCCGTCGCCCCGAAGACAACGTGGGCACCCTGGTCATGGGTGCGGGCGGAGAGGTTACCGGTACAGGTCCGGTGGCGCGCCGTCCCGGCACCACCGTCGAGGTGGGGTACCTCTTCTTCAATACTCCGGCACGCCGCGAGTTCCAGGACACGCCGCGTGCGGAGTCTGCCCGTGTGCTGCAGGTGGTTCAGCGCGCGGCGCTGGCCAACCCGTCGGTGCGCTTCACCCTGCGCGAAGGCAACCGGGAGCTACTCTCGACCGCCCCCACGGAGGAGCTGCTCGAGCGCATTCTGCAGGTGCACGGCCGGGAGTTCGCCGACGCACTGCTCCCCGTAGCGGCCGCGCGTGGAGAAGTCGCCGTCACCGGGTTCGTCAGCCATCCCGCCTCGGCGGTGCGTCGGGCCCGGCGGAACGCCTTCGCCGTCAACGGCCGCCCCTTCGAGAGCTTCGAGATCCGACGGCTCCTCGCCACCACCTTCTCGCCCCGGGTGACGGGAGGGGGCCACGTCGAAGCGGTTCTCCGCGTTCACCTCCCGCAGCGGGAGGTCGACGCCAACGTCAGTCCCGACAAGTCCCAGGTGCGCTTCCGACGACCGGGGCTGGTGCTCGCCACCATCCACGACGCGCTCGAGCGAGCGCTCGGAGAGGAAGAGGCGATCGTCCGCCTGGCGGCCGTGGGCCATGCGCAGCCGGCGCCCGACCCTTACCCCTCCTCAGTTCGCGGCGCCGACGATCCGTGGGGATTCCTCGGCGGCCCAGACCTTCATACGCTCGCCGGCGAGAGCCCCACGCTGCGCCTGCCGCCCCGGCACGGAATTCCGGCCTCACCCGGCTTCCTCGTCCAGCTCCATGACACCTACCTGCTCTGCCCCGTCCCCGAGGGGCTGCTGATCGTGGATCAGCATTCCGCCCACGAGAGGGTGCATTTCGAACGACTGCGCGAGCGGCTGCGCAGGCTGGGCCGCGATCCGGAGGTGCAATCGCTGATCTTCCCCGAGCCGATCCCTCTATCCGGCGAGGCGGCCCTGCTCCTCGCCGAGATGGAACCCTTCCTCCGCCGCGTTGGCTTCGACCTGGTGCCGGCCGGGCCGCACGACTTCCTGGTCCAGAGCGTTCCCGCCGCCCTCACTGGCCGGAGCGCCCGCGCCGCGCTCGAGGACCTGATCGAGATCTACGCCGAGGGCCGGGAGCTCGGCTTCCGCTCGCACGAGGTCTCGCTGCACCTTGCCGCCGTGGAGGAACACATGCTCCGCTCGCTCGCCTGCCACGCCGCCGTGCGCGCCGGGCAACCCCTCTCCGAATCGGAAATGCGCGCCCTGTGGGCCGCGCTGGTGCAGGTCGAGCTCGCCGGCCACGACGTGCACGGACGCCCCGCCATCCTCCTCCTCGATCGCGCCGAGATCGCCCGCCGCATGGGCCGCGGGGGCTGA